The Gemmatimonadota bacterium genome contains the following window.
GTTGTTGGATCAGCGTGCGGAATAGGATCCGGGGCACGCGAGCCAGGAGTTGCACATCGGTTCCAGCAACATGCCACGTCAGAGCAGCGCGCGCTGACCAGTTGGGCGCGGCGCCGCAACGAGTGCCCGAAATCGGGCACCCACGTGGTGCTTGGCCGGGGCCGCGGGGGTTGGTCGCGCGATCATCGAATGTTCAGCTGGCCATGTAGCCACCCTGCCTAGTTGATGGGCGCGCCGTACTCGATCACATGCCTCGGTCATGGAGAAAGGTGTGCAGGCGGGCATCCTTCGTGCGGAAGTGCCCGCTGAACCACGTTTCCAGCTGCTCGCCCAATTCCGCCTCGAATTCGGCATAGCTGCCTTCCTCGAACGCGTCCATGATGTCCCGGATATCGTCCAGCAGGGTTTCGTGGTCTTCCTTGTGCTCGGCGTACTCGTCGTATTCCAGTTCGCGCATGACCCGTTCCTCGAGGGCGAAATGCGCGGAGATGCGTGCGTGGATCTCACCGAGAAAATCGGCGACCGTCTCCCGCGTGGCGCCATGCCCGAGTCGCTCATGGAGCTGGTTGATGAGGTCGATCAGCTCGCGGTGCTCGTGATCGACCGCCTCGATCCCGATTTCGAAGGCCTTGCGCCAGGCGATCAGCGCCATGGCGTCCTCCCGGAGACTGTCCTGTGCACGTCACCGGTCATCGAATGATGAATCCCTCGCCGCCGCGGAAATCCACGGCGACGCTCTGCCCGGCGGCAAACTCGACGGCCCTCCGGGAAACATGATC
Protein-coding sequences here:
- a CDS encoding bacteriohemerythrin, producing the protein MALIAWRKAFEIGIEAVDHEHRELIDLINQLHERLGHGATRETVADFLGEIHARISAHFALEERVMRELEYDEYAEHKEDHETLLDDIRDIMDAFEEGSYAEFEAELGEQLETWFSGHFRTKDARLHTFLHDRGM